A part of Mesoplodon densirostris isolate mMesDen1 chromosome 10, mMesDen1 primary haplotype, whole genome shotgun sequence genomic DNA contains:
- the B3GALT4 gene encoding beta-1,3-galactosyltransferase 4, producing MRLSLFRRLLLAALLLVIIWTLFGPSGIGEELLSLSLASLLPGPASPGPPLTLPRLLIPNEEACGGPGLPPFLLILVCTAPENLNRRNAIRASWGRLREARGLRVQTVFLLGEPSWGSRGNDLARESAAQGDIMQAAFQDSYRNLTLKTLSGLNWADKHCPVARYILKTDDDVFVNVPELVSELVRRGGRWEQWERGMGPPRKAKVGDEKWEGGPTLARQPVPLLYLGRVHWWVYPSRTPGGKHQISEKQWPPTWGPFPPYASGTGYVLSASAVQLILKVASRAPPLPLEDVFVGLSARRGGLAPTHCVKLAGATHYPLDRCCYGKFLLTSHKLDPWEMQEAWKLVGGSDGERTVPFCSWLQGVLGILRCRIIAWLHS from the coding sequence ATGCGCCTCAGCCTCTTCCGGCGCCTTCTCCTGGCCGCCCTGCTGCTCGTGATTATCTGGACGCTCTTTGGGCCCTCGGGCATCGGGGAGGAGCTGCTGAGCCTCTCGCTAGCTTCCCTGCTCCCAGGCCCGGCCTCGCCCGGGCCGCCCCTGACCCTGCCCCGCCTCCTGATCCCCAACGAGGAGGCGTGCGGCGGTCCCGGTCTTCCGCCCTTTCTGCTAATCCTGGTGTGCACGGCCCCGGAGAACCTGAATCGGAGAAACGCCATTCGGGCCTCGTGGGGCCGGCTGCGCGAGGCCCGAGGGCTCAGGGTGCAGACTGTCTTTCTGCTGGGAGAACCCAGCTGGGGCTCGCGCGGGAACGACCTGGCGCGGGAGTCAGCGGCCCAGGGGGACATAATGCAGGCGGCCTTCCAGGATTCCTACCGCAACCTCACTCTCAAGACCCTCAGCGGTCTGAACTGGGCCGACAAACACTGCCCCGTGGCCCGCTACATCCTCAAGACCGACGATGATGTGTTCGTCAATGTCCCCGAACTGGTATCAGAGTTGGTCCGGCGAGGAGGCCGCTGGGAGCAATGGGAAAGGGGCATGGGGCCCCCGAGAAAGGCGAAAGTTGGAGATGAAAAGTGGGAAGGAGGCCCCACCTTGGCGAGGCAGCCCGTGCCCCTCTTGTACCTGGGCCGTGTGCATTGGTGGGTGTACCCCTCTCGGACACCAGGGGGCAAGCACCAGATATCAGAGAAACAGTGGCCTCCCACCTGGGGCCCCTTTCCCCCCTACGCCTCAGGCACGGGGTATGTGCTATCGGCTTCTGCTGTGCAGCTCATACTGAAGGTAGCCAGCCGGGCACCCCCTCTGCCACTGGAGGATGTCTTTGTGGGGTTAAGTGCCCGACGAGGAGGCCTCGCCCCAACCCACTGTGTCAAGCTGGCTGGTGCCACCCACTACCCCCTGGATCGGTGCTGCTATGGGAAATTCCTGCTGACATCTCACAAGTTGGACCCCTGGGAGATGCAGGAAGCCTGGAAGCTGGTGGGTGGCTCTGACGGGGAAAGAACTGTACCCTTCTGCTCCTGGCTCCAGGGAGTCCTCGGCATCCTCCGATGCCGGATAATAGCCTGGCTTCACAGCTGA